CCTCCCAAGaggccccctcccccagcctggcttgGCTCTGGTCTGGTCCTAGGCTGCTGGACTCcttctacataatttttttttttttttttttgagacggagtctcaccctgtcgcccaggctggagtgcagtggcgcgatctcggcctcCTCCTACACAAtttatttgatgttttattttggttttccgCATCCCCTCAATCTGTCGGATAGCCCCTGCCCTTCACCCAGCTCCCTTGGCCAGGAGCAAGCGAAGCCGTGGCCCTGGGGAAGCTGCCCTCCTCTTCTGCCTCACGCTACAGCCCTGCTCGGGGAGAAGGGGGTGGGTGCTGCTTGcggtttagtttttgttttttaattcaatcTGGAATCAGAAAGCGGTGGATTCTGGCAAATAGTCCTTATGCCCTCCCCACTCATCCCTGGTCTGGTCCCCTGTTGCCCATAGCCCTTTACCCTGAGCATCACCCCAACAGACTGGAGACCAGCCCCCTCCCCTGCCTGTGTCTCTCCCCAAACCtgggagggccctgcccctgtggGCTTTACCCTTCCCTGCGGGCTCTCTCCCCGACACAGTTGTTAAAATCaaacctgggccgggcgcggtggctcacgcttgtaatcccagcactttgggaggccgaggcgggcggatcacgaggtcaggagatcgagaccacggtgaaaccccgtctctactaaaaatacaaaaaaattagccgggcgtggtggcgggcgcctgtagtcccagctactcggagaggctgaggcaggagaatggcgtgaacccgggaggcggagcttgcagtgagccgagatcgcgccactgcactccagcctgggcgacagagcaagactccgtctccaaaaaaaaaaaaaaaaaaaaaaaaaatcaaatctgaatAAAACTACAAgtttaatatggaaaaataaaaaaagagaggccgggcacggtggctcaagcctgtaatcccagtactttgggaggccgaggcgggcggagcacgaggtcaggagatggagaccatcctggctaacacggtgaaaccctgtctctactaaaaatacaaaaaattagccgggcgtggtggcgggcgcctgtagtcccagctactcggagaggctgaggcaggagaatggcgtgaacccgggaggcggagcttgcagtgagccgagatcgcgccactgcactccagcctgggcgacagagcaagactccgtctcaaaaaaaaaaaaaaaaaaaaaaaaaaaaaatcaaatctgaatAAAACTACAAgtttaatatggaaaaataaaaaaagagaggccgggcacggtggctcaagcctgtaatcccagtactttgggaggccgaggcgggcggagcacgaggtcaggagatggagaccatcctggctaacacggtgaaaccctgtctctactaaaaatacaaaaaattagccgggcgtggtggcgggcgcctgtagtcccagctactcggagaggctgaggcaggagaatggcgtgaacccgggaggcggagcttgcagtgagccgagatcgcgccactgcactccagcctgggggacagagcaagactccgtctcaaaaaaaaaaaaaaaaaatcaaatctgaatAAAACTACAAgtttaatatggaaaaataaaaaaagagaggccgggcacggtggctcaagcctgtaatcccagtactttgggaggccgaggcgggcggagcacgaggtcaggagatggagaccatcctggctaacacggtgaaaccctgtctctactaaaaatacaaaaaattagccgggcgtggtggcgggcgcctgtagtcccagctactcggaaaggctgaggcaggagaatggcgtgaacccgggaggcggagcttgcagtgagccgagattgcgccactgcactccagcctgggcgacagagcgaggctccgtctcaaaaaaaaaaaaaaaaaaaagaaaaaaccccgtctctactgaaaatacaaaaattagctgggcatggtggtgcatgcctggagtccccACTACATGgtaggctgagacatgagaatcacttgaacccaggaggtggaggttgcagtgagctgagatcgtgctactgcactccagtctggacgacagagcaagactctgtctttaaataaagaaataaaagtgggccgggcacagtggcttacacctgtaatcccagcactttgggaggctgaggcgggtggatcacctgaggtctcgagttcaagaccagtctggccaacatgatgaaaccccatgtctactaaaaatacaaaaattagccgggcgtggtgtcgggtgcctctaatcccagctactctggaggctgaggcacgagaatctcttgaacacgggaggcgacagtgcaagactctgtctcaaaaaaaaaaagtgagaattcAGCAGCATTTAGTGCATTCAGAATGTTGCACAACCACCACCGCTATCTAGTTCCAAGagattttcatcaccccaaaaggaaaccccgTATCTATTAGGCAGttactccccatttccccctcccctgGGCCCCAGtaaccaccaatctgctttctatcTCTGTAGGTTTTCCTATTCTGAACTTTGCACACACATGGAATCATGCAACGGTTGCCCTTCGCATCTGCCTTTTTGTTTAGTGGAATGTTGTTACGGCTCATCCCTGCTGCAGCCTGCATCtgtgttcatttctttctaaggctgagtaatattccttATATGGATCAACCACATTCTATTTACCCATTCGTCCGTTGATAGATATTTGGGccgtttccaccttttggctgtggTGAATCACGCTGCCACGAACGTGTGTGTACAggtatctgtttgagtccctgttttcTATTATTTGGTATATGTCTAGGCACGGAATTGTTGAGTCATATGGTAagtctgtttaactttttgaggaatcactaaatcagtattttctttctttgttttttccttattctGAGGTCtactggtttcatttatttatttgtaatttttaggttcaggggtacatgtggaggtttgttataGACGTAAATTgcagcggggcgcggtggctcacgcctgtaatcccagcactttgggaggccgaggcgggtggatcacgaggtcaggagttcgagaccagcctgaccaacatggtgaaaccctgtctctactaaaaatacaaaaattagccaggcgtggtggcatgcgcctgcagtcccagctactcgggaggctgaggcaggagaatcacttgaactcaggaggcggaggttgtggtgagcagagatcgtgccactgcactccagcctgggtgacagagcaagactccatctaaaaaaaaaaaaaaagagagaacatgcTAAACccagcatccttttttttttttttttttcctgagtctccctctgtcgcccaggctggagtgcagtggcgtgatctcggctcactgccacctccgccttcccggttcaagagattctcctgccttagcttcccgagtagcagggattacaggcgcgcaccactatgcccggctaatttttgtatttgtggtagagacagactttcaccatgtcggctacaccggttttgaactcctgacctcaagtgatccgtccgcctggacctcccaaacgctgggattacaggtgtttgccaccgagcctggccaaacCAGTACCTTCTTAAGGTGCTTGATCAATGtcgttttctttcttcctccttggaCCTTTTCATCTCCCAGAAATCACCCCTGTGGTATCCATTGCCTACAAAGTCCTGGAAGTTTTCCCCAAAGGGCACCGGGTACTCATAACCTGCCATGCACCCCAGGCACCACCGCCCATCAGCTATTCCCTCTGTGGAACCAAGAACATCAAGGTGGCCAAGAAGTTGGTGAAGACCCACGAGCCGGCCTCCTTCAACCTCAACATCACACTCAAGTCCAGTCCAGACCTGCTCACCTACTTCTGCCGGGCGGCCTCCACCTCAGGTGCCCATGTGGACAGTGCCAGGCTGCAGATGTACTGGGAGCTGTGGTCCAGTGAGTGTGGTGTGGGGCACAGGGCTGAGGAGGCAGGTGGGGTGCAGATCAATGGGGAGCTCTGGGAGTGGGAATTGTAAACCTTGTTGGGATTAGAGACAGCCAGGGCTTGAGGGTGTGGACAAGGACAGGCTGCCACCTCCAAGACCATTCTCGGTCCCTCGGGGCCTTTTCTCAGGGCTCGCCATCCCTGGCTGGGGCCCTGAGGGCACAGTCTCCTGGCAGGGGCCTGAGGGCACAGAGGGAAAGAGCCCAATGGATGGCAGAAATGACTGGGCCCCATTTGTCAGCTCGGACCTCAAGGTGCTAAACTAGGCACGTTTGGCTGGGCgcaaatcccagcactgtgggaggccgaggcaggctgatcactggagcccaggagttcgagactagcctgggcaacatggcgaaaccccatttctactaaaaatacaaagattagccaggtgtggtggggtgcacctgtagtcccagctactcaggcggctgaggcaggagaatcgcttgaacccgggaggcagaggttgcagtgagtcaagattgggccactgtactccagcctgggtaacagagcgtctccaaaaaaaaaaactggaaaaaaaagttaGGCACGTTTTGCACATTACTTCACTTGATCTTCACAGCAGTGTCAGGGGTGGGGTCTGAGCCTCTGGGTCTGTAGCTATGGAAGCTAAAGCTCTGGGGAGTTAAGAAAGTTGCcccaggggctgggtgtggtggctcacgcctgtaatcccagcactttgggaggcccaggcgggtggatcacttgaggtcaggagtcccagaccagtctggccaacatagtgaaaccccatctctactaaaaatacaaaaattagctgggtgtagtggtggacacctataatcccagctgctggggagactgaggcaagagagtcacttgaaaccaggagatgaaggttgcagtgagccgagttcgtgccactgcatgccagcctaggcgacagagtgagactctgtctcaaaaaacaaaaagaaagtcgCCCCAGGCCACATGGCTGGCAAGTGGCTAAGGCTGCTTTCAAACCCCACTCTGTCCAGCTCCAAACCctgctttcttcctgtttccatccTGATAGTAACTCAGGTAAACTTCTTGGTGGGAGCTATGGGGTATGGGAACCAGGAAGTATTGCCCCACTTAGGGTGGGACAAGGAAACTCCCCATTCATCCTTTGGCCCACACCCTAAGAACACCAGGAAAAGACAGCCTAGGGGAGATGAGCCCAGGGTCTGCAGCCCAACAGGTCCAAGGTTCAAATCCCCACACTTACTGGCTGGGGTCTTGAGCAAGTCATCGGACCGCTGAGCTTCAACTGCTTTTtctgcaaaaggaaaataataacgGAGGCCTGTgagctggctcacacctgtattcccagcattttgggaggccaaggtgggagaatcctttgaagccaagagtttgagaccagcctggaccacagagtgacactctatgtctacaaaaaaattattttctttttttgagatggagtcttgctctgtcgcccaggctgaactgcagtgacacgatctcggctcactgcaacctccgcctcccagattcaagcgattctcctgcctcagcctcccgagtagctgggactgcaggccctTGCCCCCTTGcccaacaaatttttgtatttttagtagacacggggtttcaccatgttggccaggctggtctcaaactcctgacctcaagtgatccacccacctaggcctcctaaagtgctgggattacaggcatgagccactgcacccagccattagcaattttttaaaaaattaatcaggtgtggtggtgcatgcctgttgtcccagctacttgggtggctgaggtgggaggatcatttgagcccaggagttggagcctgcggtgagccgtgatcacaccattgcactctagcctgggcgacagagactttgtctctaaaatagTAATAGGTCCTACTCCAGGGGACCTATTAAATGAAAGCCTTTTAGTAGGTGGCAAGTGTGGTGGTTATTACTAATCAGTAAGAATGTCTAGAGCATTAGGCTCAAGGCCTGAGGGATTCTAGAATCTTCTACATGACAGTTCTTATCCTGAAGTAGCTTGTCTTTCAGGAAAAAAGACGAGACTGAATGATAGAGTTGCCAGATAAATTTTACATAGGACATACGTATAGTaagaaattattcattgtttatctgaaattaaaatttaactgtatttttattggcTAAGTCTGGCAATCTGAAATATACTACACAAGAATAaaaccaggccgggcatggtggctcatgcctataatcccagcactttgggaggctgaggcagaagattgcttgagcccaggagtttgagaccagcctggccaacatggtgaaaccccatctctacaaaaaatacaaaaattagctggatgtggtggtgcacacctgtagtcctagctactcgggaggctgagatgggagaattgcttgagccggggaggcggaggttgcagtgggcctagatcgcgccactgcactccagcctgggcaacagagcaagaccctgtttcaaagtaaagtaaaaataagataaaaaccaAATGTGAAATTGTGTGGTACACACGGCAGGTAGGGCAGCAGCCCAGACACAAGGTGGAGGGCAAACTCTAGAAGGCGGCCTGGAGGAAGCGGCAGCCACAGCTAAGCTCATTAGGCATTTTGTAATGAGGAGAACTTACTGAGGAGGAGGGGTTTAAAACCGCTCAGCCATGCCTGTGCTACCTCCCCCACCCTACCAGAGCCAGTGTCTGAGCTGCGGGCCAACTTCACTCTGCGGGACAGAGGGTCAGGCCCCAGGGTGGAGATGTCCTGCCAGGCGTTCTCGGGCAGCCCACCCATCACCTACAGCCTGGTCGGGAAGGACAGGCAGGTCCACCTGCAGCAGAGACCACGCCACGGGCAGCCCGccaacttctccttcctgccgagCCAGACATCGGACTGGTTCCAGTGCCAGGCTGCAAACAACGTCAATGTCCAGCACAGCGCCCTCACACTGGTGCCCCCAGGTGAGAGGGCCCTTGGATTTCCAGAGGGGCAGCTGGTGCTTCTGTGCTGGGAGGGTGCTAGTGTCCAAGACACAGGTCGATGGGAAGTGGGACAGCTCTACCCGGCCACTGCTGAGAGCAGAGAGGGCACAGGAGGCAACCATGCCCACCCTGGCCCCTGCCTAAAGGAAGCCCAACCCAGCTGCCTCCGCCCCCCTCCCAGGAG
The window above is part of the Symphalangus syndactylus isolate Jambi chromosome 14, NHGRI_mSymSyn1-v2.1_pri, whole genome shotgun sequence genome. Proteins encoded here:
- the C14H17orf99 gene encoding protein IL-40; protein product: MGLPGLLCLAMLAASSFSKVQEEEITPVVSIAYKVLEVFPKGHRVLITCHAPQAPPPISYSLCGTKNIKVAKKLVKTHEPASFNLNITLKSSPDLLTYFCRAASTSGAHVDSARLQMYWELWSKPVSELRANFTLRDRGSGPRVEMSCQAFSGSPPITYSLVGKDRQVHLQQRPRHGQPANFSFLPSQTSDWFQCQAANNVNVQHSALTLVPPGRDQKMEDWQGSLESPILALPPYRSTHRLSEEEFGGFRIGNGEVRGHKATAM